The genomic DNA GGCGGCGAATGCCAGGAGGAACGCGCCCAGCCGGAGCCAACCGACGCTCGCGTCACCCTTGATCGTCTCGTATCCGATCTGCTCCTGCAGGGTCGTGAACACGTCCTTGAGCTGCTGCAGGCTGGACGCGGTGTACGCGCTGCCCCCGGAGAGGTCGGCGATCTTCTTCAGCATCTCGTCGTCGACGGGCACCGGCTGACGCTGCCCGTTGATCTCGACGAAGCCATACGGAGTGCCGAACGACACGGTCGAGACGGGCACGCCCTGGTCCTTGGCCGTGCGGGCCGCGGTGTAGGCGCCCTTCGGGTTGTCCGGATTCGACGGCACCGTCTCCTTGCCGTCCGACATCAGCACGACGCGCGCAGGTGGGGCGTCCTCTCCCCCGCCGATCACCGCGCCGACGGTGGCGATCGCCTGCAGGGCGGTGAAGATGCCCTCGCCGGTTGCGGTGCGGTCGGCCAGCTGCAGCTTGTCGATGGCGGCCTTCGACGCCTCGCGGTTCGTCGTCGGAGCCACCAGCACGGTCGCCGTGCCCGCGTAGGCGATGAGACCGAGGTTGATTCCGGGCGTCAGCTGATCGGCGAACTGCTTCGCCGCCTCCTGTGCGGCCACCAGGCGGTTCGGGGCGACGTCGGTGGCGCGCATCGACTGCGACACGTCGATCACCAGCATCACCACCGCGCGATTGCGCGGTATGCGAACGTCGTTCGTCGGCGCGGCCATCGCGACGGTGAAGAGCACCATGGACAGGACGAGCAGGATCGCGGGCAGGTGCTTCCAGCGCGTGCTCCGCTTCGGGGCGATGCTCTCGAGCAACTCCATGTTCGCGAAGCGCAGCATCCGCTTCTGCCGGGCCAGCTGCGCCACGACGTACAGCCCGGCGACGGCGGCGACGACGATCAGGAACAGCAAATACCAGGGGTGTTCGAAGCCGGACAGGCTCATCGGCCCGAGCAGGGGTAACGTCATGTGTTGCTTGCCATTTCAGCCCGAATCCCTCGCTACCGGAGAGCCAGACGGCGGTTCGCCACGAACCTCACCACGTCGGCGATCCAGTCGCGGTCGGTGCGCAGGGTCAGCAGCGGCGCACCGCACCGGCGCAGCGTCCTGGCCACCTCGGCGCGGTGTGCGCCTGCCGCCTTCGCGAAGTCCTCGCGCAGCTGAGCATCGATCGTGAACTCGCGCGTCACACCGGATTCGGTGTCCTGCAGGATCACCTCGCCGACGTCGGGCAGTTCCACGTCACGGGGGTCGAGCACCTCGATGCCCAGCACCTCGTGCCGGCCGGCGATGGCGCGCAACGGCTTCATCCACGTGATCGGCCCGAGGAAGTCGCTGATGACCACGGCCATGCCGCGGCGCCGCTCCGGCCTGCGCAGTGCATCGATGGCCGCCGCGAGGTCACCGCGCACGCCCACCGGCGCCTTGGGCATCGTCGCGATGGTCCGGAGGATCTCCTGCTCGTGCAACCGGCCGGACAGCGCGGGCACCCGCTTGGTGGCGTCACCGTTGGTGATCACGGCGCCCAACCGGTTCCCGCCGCCACTGTTGAGGAATGCCACCGCCGCCGCCGCGGCCACTGCCAGGTCGCGCTTCTCGCAGCCCGCCGTGCCGAAGTCGAGGCTCGCCGAGACGTCCACGACCAACCACGTCTCGAGTTCGCGGTCGGCGATCATCTGCCGCACGTGCGGGGTGGTGGTGCGCGCCGTGACCGACCAGTCCATGCGGCGGACGTCGTCGCCGGGCTGGTAGACCCGGGACTCCCCCGGTTCCGAGCCCGGTCCCGGGATCAGTCCCTGATAGTCGCCGTGCAGCACGCCGTCGAGCTTGCGGCGCACCGTCAGTTCGAGCTTGCGCAGCGCTGCCGAGAGTTCGGGGTCACGGATCTGACCCCGTTGCAGTGACGGCAGATCGACTGCCCGGCCCTCGGACCGGGTCACCGACCGCTTGCCGCCGCTGCCGCGGTGGGCACAGCGGGCGCCACCGAATGGCCTTGCTGCGGAATGGCATTGACCTGGGGCAGCGCGACCGTCTGCAGGATGCGGTTGACCACGGTCTCCGCGGACACCTCGTCGGCGAGCGCATCGTAGGTCAGCACCAGGCGGTGCCGCAGCACGTCCGGGATGATCTCCACGACGTCGGTCGGGATGACGTAGTCACGTCCACGGATCAGCGCCAGCGCTCGCGACGCGGCGATGATGCCGAGCGACGCACGCGGCGACGCACCGTAGGCGATCCAGGCCTTGGCGTCGGGCATGCCGAAGCGCTCGGGCTCACGCGTCGCGGTCACGATCCGCACCACGTAGTCGACGAGGGCGTGGTGGACGAAGACGCCTGAGGCCACGCCTTGCAGGCGCAGCAGGTCGTCGGGGTTGAGGATCTGCTTCGGCGTGGGCGGGGTGACGCCCATCCGGTAGATGATCTCGCGCTCCTCCTCGGGCGACGGGTAGTCGATGTTGAGCTTGAACAGGAAGCGGTCGCGCTGGGCTTCGGGGAGCGCGTAGACGCCCTCCTGCTCGATCGGGTTCTGCGTCGCCATGACCAGGAAGGGGTTGGGCAGCGGGAAGGTCTTGCCGCCGATCGACACCTTGCGCTCGGCCATGACCTCGAGCAGTGCCGACTGCACCTTGGCGGGTGCGCGGTTGATCTCGTCGGCGAGCAGGAAGTTCACCATGACCGGACCGACCTCGGTGTCGAACTCCTCCTTGCCCACGCGGTAGATGCGGGTGCCGACGATGTCGGTCGGGACGAGGTCGGGCGTGAACTGGATGCGGGCGAACGTTCCGCCGACCACCTTGGCGAAGGTCTCGACGGCGAGGGTCTTGGCGACACCGGGGACGCCCTCGAGCAGGACGTGCCCCTTGGCGAGCAGCCCGACGAGCATGCGCTCGAGGAGTTGATCCTGGCCGACGATGATGCGCTTCACCTCGAAGATCGCGCGTTCCAGCGTGTGCACCTCCGACTGGAGACCTGCGCTGGCAGGCGGCGGCGTCTGCTGCGGACCGCCGGCGTAGCCCTGCGCCGGGCCGGGACCGGGAAATCCTCCGGCGCCCTGCTGCGGCCCACTCGGTGACGTCATCAAGCACCCTCCACATCGCTCGCGTCAGACCTACCGGTCCGACTCGCCCAGCCAGACGGCGGGCGCTAGTCCCCAACTATTCCAGGCAGTTCGAGATCCGTCGACGTTGCCCGGTTCGGGCGAGTGTCGCGACCCGCGTGGTTCAGGACTCGATGATGCGCGCCAGGTACGGCTGCAGACCCGCTGTGCGCAGGGGGCTGACCGTCACCTTCTCGGCGCTTCCCGACGCCTCGAGCATCTTGCCGCCGCCGAGGTAGATGGCGACGTGCTGGCTGCCGCCGGGGCCCCAGAACAGCAGATCGCCGCGCTTGGCTTGGGACTGCGGCACCTTGCGTCCGGTGTTGTACTGGTCGCCCGAGTACTTGGGAATCTGCACGCCGACGCCGGCGAAGGCGAAGCGGGTGAAGCCCGAGCAGTCGTAGCCGACCTTGCCCGCGTCGTAGTCGACGCCGGCGCTCGGCCCGTTGAGCGCGCCGCCACCCCACGAGTACGGCACGCCCATCTGCGAACCGCCGCGCCTGATGACGTACTCGATCGCCTGCGGCCCGCGCACGCGTCCGCCGGGCAGCGCCGCCGCGGCGGGCTTGCCGCCGAGACCGATGCTGGAGAGGAATTGCTGTCCGAGGTTCTGCGTGGTCTGCAACGCGATCTGGCTCACCTGGAACGACGCGTTGGCGATCGCCACCGGGTCACCGGGCGCCCCCGAGCTGGCCACCTTCGGCAGCGTCGGATCCCACGCACCCTCGTCGGGCGCCGCCGTCGCGGGCACCACGAGCCCGATCATCAGCGCGAACGCGCCGAGCAGCGGTACGAGCGCCTTCGCGATGCGAGAGGACTTGGGAGCCAAGGAGATCACCATTCAATGAGTCGGGTTGCGTACGGCGTCATGCCGCTGGTCCGGACGGGTGAGACCTTCACCACCGAACCGGTGTACGGCGCCTCGAGCATCTGACCGCCGCCGAGGTACATCGCGACGTGCTGGCTGGCATTGGGGCCCCAGAACAGCATGTCGCCGCGCCGCATCTCCGACGTCGGCACCTTGCGGCCCGCGTTGTACTGGGAGCCGGAGTAGTGGTCGAGCTTGATGCCGACGCCGGCGAACATGTAGAGCATCAGGCCCGAGCAGTCGAAGCCGACTGTGCCCGAACCGGAGTCGATTCCGCGACTGGCGCCGGCAGCGTTGCCGCCACCCCACGAGTAGGGCGTGCCCATCACGGCCATGCCGCGCTTGATGACGTACTCGGTGGCCTGCTGTCCGTAGACCCGCGGGATGGCACCGTTGGTGATTCCCGTTGGCGTGGGCAGGATTCCGAGCTTCTGCAGGAAGCTGCGGCCCATCTGCTGGGTCGCCTGCACCGACGTGGTCGCGATCCCCAGGATGGCGTTGATGATCGCGACGGGGTCACCGCTGACGAACGCGCTCGGAATTGCAGGCAGCGTCGGATCCCACGGCGTCGCCCAGTTTCCGCCGGCCGGTGCGGGCGCGCCGGGGGTGCGGTCCCAGTCGGCCGAGGGGCCCGACGGCGTCACCGCGTTTCCGGCGGGCGCAGCGGCCGAGGACGCAGTACCCGCCGGAGCCGTCGAGGACACCTTGCGGACCTCCGCCAGCTTGGCCTGGGCCGCAGCGCGTTCGGCGCTGAGGCGGTCGAGTTCGCGCTGCTGATCCTTGAACGTCTGCTGCGCGTCGGTGAGCGACTTGACCGCGGCGTCCTCGCTCGACTGGGCGTCGGCGAGGGCCTGGTCGGCCTTCTGCTGGGCCATGCGGGCCGCCGAGTCGCGATTGACCTGCTCGGTGCGGGCGCGCATCAAGTCGTCGATCGCCTGACGGGAACTGACGGCGAGCGTCTGCCCGGTGGCGGCGGTGTCGATGATCTCGCGCGGATCGTCGGCGGTGAGGTAGGACGCGGACGGGCCGTTCACGTAGGCCGACGCCGCGAACTGGTCGAACCGCTTTTGCGCGGAGGCGATTGCGGCGTCGGCCTGGGTGAGGGCCGACTTGCTCGCCTCCACTTCGCCGCGCGCCTTGTCGGCGGCTTCCCTGGCGCTCTGCACGCCGACGAGTGCCTGGTTGACGCTCTCCTGCTCGGCCTGGATCTGACTGCCTAGGTCCTGCAACTTCTGATTGGCATCGGCGACTTCGGCCACCAGCGCGGAAATGCCTTCTGGGCCGCCCGGTTCAGCCACGGCGATCCCCGGGCCGTGGCTGAACACCGTGGCGACGAGGACTCCGAGCACTAGTGAGCATGCGCCGACCCGGCCTGACAGGCGGTAGGCAGAGGCGCTCGTGATGCGTCTCATGGGTCTCCGGTCTCCTAGGGCTGCGCGCGAACGCGCCGGAATGTCCGTCGAGTGTCGAGTCACATGAGTCACATTGAACGCACCTGCAACACCGAGCACCTTCTGCACCGTACGTCACAAAAAGCGCTAAAGAAACGCCAGTAACGAATTACAAAGTTGTAATTGAAACCGGCGTTATCGAAAGGTTATGAAGCCTTTTCCGAAATGCGAAGATCGGGTCAGTTCGCAGGCGGCGCAGCGTTTTCCGCGACGTCGGAACCGGCGGGCGCACGCCTCGCCCGAACCTGCAGCAGCCGGGTCGCCACGGCCGCCGCCAGGACGCCGATCACCAGCACGACCGTGAATGCGGTCCACGGGAAGTGCGTTGCCTCCAGTTCGCCGACGAAATTCGTCGCCGATTGCACCGGATTCCCTGTCTTCGCGACGTCTTGGCCGGCCTCGAGGGTGGCGCGGTCGAATTCCTCGCTGTAGGTGCCCGCGAAGGATGGGCTGATCGTCAGCACCGTGGAACCCGGGTGCGCCTGCCCCACCTCGGTGGCGATGTCGCGCAACGGGGTGTCGATCGGCGGGTTGGTTGGGACCACCACGATCTTCAGGTCGATGCCGTTGGCCTTGGCATCGGCCACGACCGCCTTCAGCCCCGGCACGTCGGCCGCAGGCGCACTGACGCCGTCCCTGCTCACCGCAGCGTTGACGGCGACGATGTCCACGTCCGGCGGGATGTAGGCCGGGAACGGAATGACGTGAGGTCCGGTCACACGCGCAGGGTACGGGATCACGCACCCGATGAGTGGGATCGACTGGCATCGAACACGGATCGAGACAAGACTGGACCCCGGCCTTGGTCGCTTAAAAGGACAAGCGTACTGTAGGAATCGGAAGCGCCGCCGACACAGCCCCGTCGCGGCGATTACTACACCGGGAGTTGATGTGAGCAGCGTGAATTCATTCTCCGCGCGCGACACCTTGAAGGTCGGCGACGAGAGCTACGAGATCTACCGGTTGGACGCGGTACCCGGCACGGAGAAGCTCCCGTACAGCCTCAAGGTGCTCGCCGAGAACCTCCTTCGCACCGAGGACGGCGCGAACATCACCAAGGACCACATCGAGGCGATTGCGAAGTGGGATCCGTCGGCCGATCCCAGCGTCGAAATCCAGTTCACCCCGGCCCGGGTGATCATGCAGGACTTCACCGGCGTGCCGTGCATCGTCGACCTTGCCACCATGCGCGAGGCCGTCGGCGACCTCGGCGGCGACCCGCAGAAGGTCAACCCGCTGGCGCCCGCCGACCTGGTCATCGACCACTCGGTGATCGCCGACCTGTTCGGCACCGCCAACGCCTTCGAGCGCAACGTCGAGATCGAGTACGAGCGCAACGGCGAGCGCTACCAGTTCCTGCGCTGGGGTCAGGGCGCGTTCGACGACTTCAAGGTCGTCCCCCCGGGCACCGGCATCGTCCACCAGGTCAACATCGAGTATTTGGCGAGCGTCGTGATGCTGCGCGACGGTGTGGCCTACCCCGACACCTGCGTGGGCACCGACTCCCACACCACGATGGAGAACGGCCTCGGCGTGCTCGGCTGGGGCGTCGGCGGCATCGAGGCCGAGGCCGCGATGCTGGGTCAGCCCGTGTCGATGCTCATCCCCCGCGTCGTCGGCTTCAAGCTCAGCGGCGAGCGCCGCCCGGGCGTCACCGCCACCGACGTCGTCCTCACCGTGACCGAGATGCTGCGCAAGCACGGCGTCGTCGGCAAGTTCGTCGAGTTCTACGGCGAAGGCGTCTCCGAGGTGCCGCTGGCCAACCGCGCCACCCTCGGCAACATGAGCCCCGAATTCGGTTCCACCGCAGCGATCTTCCCGATCGACGAGGTGACCATCGACTACCTGCGCATGACCGGCCGCGACGAGCAGCAGCTGGCACTGGTCGAGGCGTACGCCAAGGCCCAGGGCATGTGGCACGACCCGAGCCGTGAGCCGAAGTTCTCCGAGTACCTCGAACTGGACCTGTCCGACGTGGTGCCGTCGATCGCCGGCCCCAAGCGGCCGCAGGACCGCATCGCGCTCGACGACGCGAAGTCGGCCTTCCGCAAGGACATCCACAACTACGTCACCAACGGTGAGGCTGCACCGGAGACCCAGCTCGACGAGGCGGTCGAGGACACGTTCCCCGCGAGCGATCCTGCGACGCTGAGCTTCGCCGACGACGGCTCCGCACCGTTGCACTCCGCGGCCACCAACGCCGAGGGCCGTCCCACCAAGCCCGTGACCGTGCGCTCCTCCGAGCGTGGCGAGTTCGTCCTCGACCATGGCGCCGTGGCGATCGCGGCGATCACGTCGTGCACGAACACCTCGAACCCCGAGGTCATGATGGGTGCTGCCCTGCTGGCGAAGAAGGCCGTAGAGAAGGGCCTGACCGCCAAGCCCTGGGTGAAGACCACGATGGCCCCGGGCTCGCAGGTGGTCACCGACTAC from Mycolicibacterium arabiense includes the following:
- the ripA gene encoding NlpC/P60 family peptidoglycan endopeptidase RipA; protein product: MRRITSASAYRLSGRVGACSLVLGVLVATVFSHGPGIAVAEPGGPEGISALVAEVADANQKLQDLGSQIQAEQESVNQALVGVQSAREAADKARGEVEASKSALTQADAAIASAQKRFDQFAASAYVNGPSASYLTADDPREIIDTAATGQTLAVSSRQAIDDLMRARTEQVNRDSAARMAQQKADQALADAQSSEDAAVKSLTDAQQTFKDQQRELDRLSAERAAAQAKLAEVRKVSSTAPAGTASSAAAPAGNAVTPSGPSADWDRTPGAPAPAGGNWATPWDPTLPAIPSAFVSGDPVAIINAILGIATTSVQATQQMGRSFLQKLGILPTPTGITNGAIPRVYGQQATEYVIKRGMAVMGTPYSWGGGNAAGASRGIDSGSGTVGFDCSGLMLYMFAGVGIKLDHYSGSQYNAGRKVPTSEMRRGDMLFWGPNASQHVAMYLGGGQMLEAPYTGSVVKVSPVRTSGMTPYATRLIEW
- a CDS encoding Rv1476 family membrane protein, which produces MTGPHVIPFPAYIPPDVDIVAVNAAVSRDGVSAPAADVPGLKAVVADAKANGIDLKIVVVPTNPPIDTPLRDIATEVGQAHPGSTVLTISPSFAGTYSEEFDRATLEAGQDVAKTGNPVQSATNFVGELEATHFPWTAFTVVLVIGVLAAAVATRLLQVRARRAPAGSDVAENAAPPAN
- the acnA gene encoding aconitate hydratase AcnA, with the translated sequence MSSVNSFSARDTLKVGDESYEIYRLDAVPGTEKLPYSLKVLAENLLRTEDGANITKDHIEAIAKWDPSADPSVEIQFTPARVIMQDFTGVPCIVDLATMREAVGDLGGDPQKVNPLAPADLVIDHSVIADLFGTANAFERNVEIEYERNGERYQFLRWGQGAFDDFKVVPPGTGIVHQVNIEYLASVVMLRDGVAYPDTCVGTDSHTTMENGLGVLGWGVGGIEAEAAMLGQPVSMLIPRVVGFKLSGERRPGVTATDVVLTVTEMLRKHGVVGKFVEFYGEGVSEVPLANRATLGNMSPEFGSTAAIFPIDEVTIDYLRMTGRDEQQLALVEAYAKAQGMWHDPSREPKFSEYLELDLSDVVPSIAGPKRPQDRIALDDAKSAFRKDIHNYVTNGEAAPETQLDEAVEDTFPASDPATLSFADDGSAPLHSAATNAEGRPTKPVTVRSSERGEFVLDHGAVAIAAITSCTNTSNPEVMMGAALLAKKAVEKGLTAKPWVKTTMAPGSQVVTDYYDKAGVWPYLEKLGFFLVGYGCTTCIGNSGPLSDEISAAINENDLSVTAVLSGNRNFEGRINPDVKMNYLASPPLVIAYALAGTMDFDFQNDALGKDEQGNDVFLKDIWPTQQEISETIASSINQEMFRKNYADVFKGDDRWRNLPTPSGDTFEWDSKSTYVRKPPYFDGMPAEPQPVTDISGARVLALLGDSVTTDHISPAGNIKAGTPAAQYLDEHGVDKADYNSYGSRRGNHEVMIRGTFANIRLKNQLLDDVSGGYTRDFTKDDAPQAFIYDAAQNYAAQGTPLVVLGGKEYGSGSSRDWAAKGTSLLGVRAVITESFERIHRSNLIGMGVIPLQFPEGESAASLKLDGTEVFDISGIEALNEGKTPKTVHVTATKSGGDKVEFDAVVRIDTPGEADYYRNGGILQYVLRNMLKSN
- the ripB gene encoding NlpC/P60 family peptidoglycan endopeptidase RipB, which encodes MIGLVVPATAAPDEGAWDPTLPKVASSGAPGDPVAIANASFQVSQIALQTTQNLGQQFLSSIGLGGKPAAAALPGGRVRGPQAIEYVIRRGGSQMGVPYSWGGGALNGPSAGVDYDAGKVGYDCSGFTRFAFAGVGVQIPKYSGDQYNTGRKVPQSQAKRGDLLFWGPGGSQHVAIYLGGGKMLEASGSAEKVTVSPLRTAGLQPYLARIIES
- a CDS encoding DUF58 domain-containing protein, with the protein product MTRSEGRAVDLPSLQRGQIRDPELSAALRKLELTVRRKLDGVLHGDYQGLIPGPGSEPGESRVYQPGDDVRRMDWSVTARTTTPHVRQMIADRELETWLVVDVSASLDFGTAGCEKRDLAVAAAAAVAFLNSGGGNRLGAVITNGDATKRVPALSGRLHEQEILRTIATMPKAPVGVRGDLAAAIDALRRPERRRGMAVVISDFLGPITWMKPLRAIAGRHEVLGIEVLDPRDVELPDVGEVILQDTESGVTREFTIDAQLREDFAKAAGAHRAEVARTLRRCGAPLLTLRTDRDWIADVVRFVANRRLALR
- a CDS encoding VWA domain-containing protein; amino-acid sequence: MTLPLLGPMSLSGFEHPWYLLFLIVVAAVAGLYVVAQLARQKRMLRFANMELLESIAPKRSTRWKHLPAILLVLSMVLFTVAMAAPTNDVRIPRNRAVVMLVIDVSQSMRATDVAPNRLVAAQEAAKQFADQLTPGINLGLIAYAGTATVLVAPTTNREASKAAIDKLQLADRTATGEGIFTALQAIATVGAVIGGGEDAPPARVVLMSDGKETVPSNPDNPKGAYTAARTAKDQGVPVSTVSFGTPYGFVEINGQRQPVPVDDEMLKKIADLSGGSAYTASSLQQLKDVFTTLQEQIGYETIKGDASVGWLRLGAFLLAFAALGALLLNRRLPG
- the moxR1 gene encoding chaperone MoxR1 — encoded protein: MTSPSGPQQGAGGFPGPGPAQGYAGGPQQTPPPASAGLQSEVHTLERAIFEVKRIIVGQDQLLERMLVGLLAKGHVLLEGVPGVAKTLAVETFAKVVGGTFARIQFTPDLVPTDIVGTRIYRVGKEEFDTEVGPVMVNFLLADEINRAPAKVQSALLEVMAERKVSIGGKTFPLPNPFLVMATQNPIEQEGVYALPEAQRDRFLFKLNIDYPSPEEEREIIYRMGVTPPTPKQILNPDDLLRLQGVASGVFVHHALVDYVVRIVTATREPERFGMPDAKAWIAYGASPRASLGIIAASRALALIRGRDYVIPTDVVEIIPDVLRHRLVLTYDALADEVSAETVVNRILQTVALPQVNAIPQQGHSVAPAVPTAAAAASGR